GCGCGCCTGCTGATCGTCGGCCTCGCCCCGGGAATGCAGGGCGCCAACCGCACCGGCCGCCCCTTCACCGGCGACTATGCCGGCGACCTGCTCTACGCCACGCTGCTCGAATACGGCTTTGCCAAGGGCAGCTATCAGGCCCGTCCCGATGACGGTCTCAAGCTGATCGACTGCCGGATCGCCAATGCCGTGCATTGCGTTCCGCCGCAGAACAAGCCGCTGCCGGTTGAGATCAACACCTGCCGCCAGTTTCTCGCCGCCAACCTCGCGACCATGCCGAACCTGCGCGCGATCGTCGCGCTCGGACGGATTGCGCACGACACCGTGCTCAAGCCGCTGAGTCTGAAAGGCTCGCAGGCCCCGTTCGGCCACGGCGCCGTGCATCAGGCCGGCGCGCTCAGGCTCTACGACAGCTATCACTGCTCGCGCTACAACACGAACACCGGCGTGCTGACGCCTGACATGTTCCGGTCCGTGTTCGCGAAGGTGAAGGCGGATCTCGACTAACCACTATCCCTTGGCGGGATGCGCCTTCAGCCAGTCCAGCACATCGCCGGCGTTCCGGTCGGGCGGGAACACCGGATAGAACACGTGCGTGATGCGGGCATCGTCGATGATCAGCGCGAGGCGCTTGATCAGCGTCAGCCCTGCGACCTCCATGGTCGGCAGCTTCAGGGCGCGCGTGAGCGCCAGTTTCTCGTCCGAGAGCACGGGGAACGGCAGATGCAGCCGCGAGGCCATCTCGGTCTGGTATTCGTTGCTCTGGGTCGAGAGGCCGAACACTTGCGAGGCGCCGGCCGCCTTCAGCTCGGCGAACAGATCGCGGAAAGCGCAGGTCTGCGGCGTGCAGCCGCGTGCGCCCGGGATCATGTCCCAATCGTCGACCAGCGCGATCTTGCCGGGCTCGCCGGTGCGCGGATAGGCGAACACCACGGTTCGGCCTGACAGCGCCGACAGCGTGACTGACGTATCGTCGGTCGCGAGCAGGGTGATCGCCGGCAGCGTCATGCCCTTGAGGTGCGCAGCGCCGCCGTCGTCGGCCGGCGCGGGAATTTGGCTCCAATCGACCTCGAGCAGGTTCTTCTGAGACATCCCGTCCTCTTGCCGCTATCCTCTAGACGCTATCCCCTCGCCCGCATCAAGCGGCCCTTTTCGCGGCTCCAGTCGCGCTTCTTCTCGCTCTCGCGCTTGTCGTGCAGCTTCTTGCCCTTTGCAACCGCAAGCTGCAGCTTGGCCCGTCCGCGCTCGTTGAAGTAAAGCTTGAGCGGGATCAGCGTCATGCCCTCGCGATCGACCGCGCCCATCAGCTTGTTGATCTGCCTGCGATGCAGCAGCAGCTTTCGCGGCCGCTTCGGCTCGTGGTTGAAGCGGTTGCCCTGGAGATATTCGGGAATGGTGGCGTTGATCAGCCAGATCTCGCCGTTCTTCGAGTCCGCGTAGGACTCGGCGATCGTGCTCTTGCCGTTGCGGATCGACTTCACCTCGGTGCCGGTCAGCGCAATGCCCGCTTCGATCGTGTCCTCGATCGCATAGTTGAAGCGGGCCTTGCGATTTTCCGCCATGACCTTGATCGGACGTTCGTTCTTATCGGCCATGCGAGTGAAACCTGGAGTCAAACCTGATCGAGATGGGCAGCAAAGCTAACAGTTTGGGTGAAGTGCGTGCGTCACTTCTTGAGGAGATCGCGGATCTCGGTCAGCAGCACGACCTCTTCCGCCGGCTTCGGCGGCTCCGCGGGCTTGGTCTCTTCCTTGCGCTTTAACGTGTTCATGGCGCGGATCACCAGGAACAGCACGAAGGCGATGATGATGAAGTTGATCGTCAGCGTCAGGAAGCTACCGTAAGCAAGGACCGCGCCTTGCTTTTTCGCATCCGCTAAGTTGGTGGCGGTCACGGTCTTCGACAAGGGGACGAAGTAGTTCGAGAAGTCGAGGCCGCCGGTCGCCGCACCAATGATTGGCATGATGATGTCGCCGACCAGCGACGTGACGATGGCGCCGAAGGCCGCACCGATGATGACGCCGACCGCGAGGTCGACGACGTTGCCCTTCATGGCGAATTCGCGGAACTCCTTGAGCATCTGCCTGCCCTTTTCGTCGGCGCTCATGGACGGCTCCCCCGAATTGTCACCGCGTCAATTGATCAGGCCGGCATGCACCATGGCGCTGCGCACCGCGGCGCGGGTCGGTTCGGAGACCGGAACCATCGGCAGCCGCAGCGTCTCGTCGAACTTGCCGAGCAGCGACATCGCGTACTTGATCGGCGCCGGATTGCTCTCGATGAACAGGTTGTTGTGCAGCGGCATCAGCTTGTCGTGGATCGCGAGCGCTGCCTTGGTGTCGCCCTTCTGCCAGGCGGCGTGGAACTCCGCGCACAGGCGCGGCGCGACGTTCGAGGTCACCGAGATGCAGCCGTGGCCGCCATGGGCCATGTAGCCGAGGATGGTGGCATCCTCGCCCGAGAGCTGGTTGAAATCCTCTCCCATCGCCGCGCGCTGCTGCGACACGCGCACCATGCTGGCGGTTGCGTCCTTGACGCCTGCAATGTTCTTCAGCTCCCACAGCCGCTTCATGGTGTCGACCGACATGTCGATCACCGAGCGCGGCGGAATGTTGTAGATGATGATCGGAATCCCGATCGCGTCGTTGATCGCCTTAAAGTGCTGGTAGAGGCCTTCCTGGGTCGGCTTGTTGTAGTAGGGCGTGACGACCAGCACGGCGTCCGCGCCCGCCTTCTCGGCGTGCTGGGAGAGCTCGATCGCCTCTTTGGTCGAGTTGGAGCCGGCGCCCGCAACGACGGGCACGCGGCCCTTGGCTTCAGCGATGCACCATTCGACCACCTTCTTGTGCTCGTCATGGTTCAGCGTCGGGCTCTCGCCGGTGGTGCCGACCGGGACGAGGCCGTTGGTGCCCTCGGAGATCTGCCAGTTGACCAGCGAGCGGAACGCCGCCTCATCCAGCGAGCCGTTCTTGAACGGCGTGACCAAGGCGGTGAACGACCCCCGGAATTTCGTCTTGGCTGCCATGGACTTCCTCCGTACGCGGCGATCTCTTGAGAGCAAGCCCATACATATCGGGTCTATCCCGCCGGTAAAAGACCTGCTTCCGCGGGACGCACCGTTTAGGCCGCGATTTTGCCGCGGTGCTGGTGCAAATCGGGCGGAGGTAAGCGGCTGTTGGTATTTTGTCCGCATATTCAATCAAATACAGCTAGATCTTGAGCCAACTGACTGATTCGGGGGCGACGAAACGCCGTGATCTCCCTTCCGTGTGCCATGTGGCGATCCATTGGTCTGGTTCTGTGCCTGACGGCAGGGCTGTCGGTCGGCTGCGCCGCTCTCGCCAAGTCCAACGAGACGACCGCGGACGGAACCAAGGACACCGCCAAGGACACTGCTAAGCCCGTCGCCAAGGACAGTCCGAAGGCACCTGCCAAAGGACCAGACAAGGGAACCGGCAAGAACAGTTCGAAGGACACAGCCAAGGGCGCGAGCAAGGGTGCGGCGACCGCCCCGGCCAAGGATGCCGCGAAGAAGCCGACCAAGGATGCAGGCAAGAGCGCCGGCAGGGAACCCGCGAAGGACAAGCCCAAGGACAAGCCCAAGCCTGCCGCTGCAGCGGCGTCCGCACCGAAATCAACGCCGAGTGCCGGCACCTCGTCGCCCAAAGCCGCACCTGCGCCGGCCGCGACAGCCACGATCAGGCCGACTGCCCCCGCGCCCGTCAAACCGATCGCTGCGCCCGTGCTTGCTCCTGCGACGCGCCAGCATGCTGCGCCGCGCAAGCCGGTGACGCCGGCCGCGGTCGCTGCGACCTCCTCGACGTCGCAGGCAGACAAGGACACGCTGGAGACCGTCATCGAGCTCGTGCGCAAGCGTAAGGCCG
The genomic region above belongs to Bradyrhizobium arachidis and contains:
- the mscL gene encoding large conductance mechanosensitive channel protein MscL — its product is MLKEFREFAMKGNVVDLAVGVIIGAAFGAIVTSLVGDIIMPIIGAATGGLDFSNYFVPLSKTVTATNLADAKKQGAVLAYGSFLTLTINFIIIAFVLFLVIRAMNTLKRKEETKPAEPPKPAEEVVLLTEIRDLLKK
- the dapA gene encoding 4-hydroxy-tetrahydrodipicolinate synthase, which gives rise to MAAKTKFRGSFTALVTPFKNGSLDEAAFRSLVNWQISEGTNGLVPVGTTGESPTLNHDEHKKVVEWCIAEAKGRVPVVAGAGSNSTKEAIELSQHAEKAGADAVLVVTPYYNKPTQEGLYQHFKAINDAIGIPIIIYNIPPRSVIDMSVDTMKRLWELKNIAGVKDATASMVRVSQQRAAMGEDFNQLSGEDATILGYMAHGGHGCISVTSNVAPRLCAEFHAAWQKGDTKAALAIHDKLMPLHNNLFIESNPAPIKYAMSLLGKFDETLRLPMVPVSEPTRAAVRSAMVHAGLIN
- a CDS encoding peroxiredoxin; its protein translation is MSQKNLLEVDWSQIPAPADDGGAAHLKGMTLPAITLLATDDTSVTLSALSGRTVVFAYPRTGEPGKIALVDDWDMIPGARGCTPQTCAFRDLFAELKAAGASQVFGLSTQSNEYQTEMASRLHLPFPVLSDEKLALTRALKLPTMEVAGLTLIKRLALIIDDARITHVFYPVFPPDRNAGDVLDWLKAHPAKG
- a CDS encoding uracil-DNA glycosylase, with the translated sequence MTTSRSEAARSSRQPLTVVPNRDCSLCPRLVAFREANRAREPLWHNAPVPPFGDIKARLLIVGLAPGMQGANRTGRPFTGDYAGDLLYATLLEYGFAKGSYQARPDDGLKLIDCRIANAVHCVPPQNKPLPVEINTCRQFLAANLATMPNLRAIVALGRIAHDTVLKPLSLKGSQAPFGHGAVHQAGALRLYDSYHCSRYNTNTGVLTPDMFRSVFAKVKADLD
- the smpB gene encoding SsrA-binding protein SmpB, which encodes MADKNERPIKVMAENRKARFNYAIEDTIEAGIALTGTEVKSIRNGKSTIAESYADSKNGEIWLINATIPEYLQGNRFNHEPKRPRKLLLHRRQINKLMGAVDREGMTLIPLKLYFNERGRAKLQLAVAKGKKLHDKRESEKKRDWSREKGRLMRARG